The following proteins are encoded in a genomic region of Sebastes fasciatus isolate fSebFas1 chromosome 14, fSebFas1.pri, whole genome shotgun sequence:
- the LOC141781868 gene encoding CD209 antigen-like protein C, whose translation MEEIYMNVEYEKPVDPGPSTNPTGPRSSERRFHGAVVLCLGLLSVFLLAKLISLGVHYSTRGSDIDLSTIKANLTERLQASENKLSSVSAERDLLNASLTEKTKELDRLQSLSKEKGVCPAGWRGFSCACYLLSEESGSWENGREDCREREADLVVIGSSEEQMFLSNFTERETQAWIGLTDRVEERTWMWIDGAPLSLKYWLKTQPDNGGGHGTLGEEDCAHIITGGNNFNNWNDLSCNTRMRWICEKMV comes from the exons ATGGAGGAAATCTAcatgaatgttgaatatgagAAGCCTGTTGACCCAGGACCTTCAACCAATCCCACAG GTCCCAGGAGCTCAGAGAGGAGATTTCATGGAGCTGTTGTTCTCTGTCTGGGTCTGCTGAGTGTTTTCCTGCTGGCTAAACTCATCAGCCTCGGTGTCCACT ACTCAACTCGTGGTTCAGATATAGATCTGTCCACTATCAAAGCCAACCTGACTGAGCGTCTCCAGGCCAGTGAAAACAAGCTGTCCTCCgtgtctgcagagagagacCTGCTGAATGCCAGCCTCACTGAAAAGACTAAGGAGTTGGACAGGCTTCAGAGTTTGTCCAAAGAGA AGGGAGTTTGTCCTGCAGGATGGAGGGGGTTCAGTTGTGCCTGTTATCTCCTCTCTGAGGAGTCTGGTTCTTGGGAAAATGGCAGAGAGGActgcagagaaagagaagcaGATCTGGTGGTCATCGGCAGCTCTGAGGAACAG ATGTTCCTGTCTAACTTCACTGAGAGAGAAACTCAGGCTTGGATTGGTTTGACCGACAGAGTCGAGGAGAGGACCTGGATGTGGATCGATGGAGCTCCGCTGTCTCTAAA GTACTGGCTGAAAACACAGCCTGATAACGGTGGTGGACACGGCACGCTCGGGGAAGAGGACTGCGCCCATATCATAACTGGAGGGAACAATTTCAACAACTGGAACGATTTGTCTTGTAACACCAGAATGAGATGGATCTGTGAGAAAATGGTTTAG
- the trim45 gene encoding E3 ubiquitin-protein ligase TRIM45, translated as MSRCEQKGNLEQPTLNSEHEQNGVPVNRRAVCNACKRLYRDPKILPCLHTFCSDCIGQLEPFSVRSRVAPKNIPSEAAEGEEEEEEERTCVTVLCPDCDSEVDLPPSGPGGLSTDHLALDEVFLETLETNGPLGCDLCGEGGAESRCDVCCVNLCAFCCQAHRRQKRTASHSVQCLEELKSRGRLSRPVLCPLHPGQELRLFCQPCDLPVCLECAATLHRDHRCRPTRDVIDRHGDRIRELVAARLRPRMERLKDSLQKVEVSQDALQARVDATANEVRVFARAYASVVEAHCLSLLHRLEELRVQRRNQLHLQRAQLQQALLDVGGGVEFAERLLSCGSDAEILSAKGVTLRRLTSLAESSYDPDPATVAPDDGSGIGFVAGEPAGEVEGYPLVGVITSKTVDLSKCTIEGEGLQRGTAGEQGHFTLVCRDSSGEQVERGGDHVLVSIVHQEKKNCTVETTVADNSDGSYRVSYTPEEPGAYSVWVCVKAQHVKGSPFPLNVKRKLRRHGGTFHCCSFCSSGGAKEARCGCTGTMPGGFKGCGHGHKGHPGKPHWSCCGNTAEQSECLPQSVLAAVSPRGHLRTVEL; from the exons ATGTCTCGGTGCGAACAGAAAGGAAACTTGGAGCAGCCGACGTTAAACTCTGAGCACGAACAAAACGGAGTCCCGGTGAACCGGAGAGCGGTTTGTAACGCGTGCAAACGGTTGTACCGGGACCCTAAAATCCTCCCGTGTCTGCACACCTTCTGCTCGGACTGCATCGGCCAGCTGGAGCCCTTCTCCGTGCGAAGCCGCGTCGCTCCGAAGAACATCCCGAGCGAAGCGGcagagggggaagaggaggaggaagaggagcgaaCCTGCGTCACGGTGCTCTGCCCAGACTGCGACTCCGAGGTGGACCTCCCTCCGTCTGGACCTGGAGGGCTCAGCACCGACCACCTGGCGCTGGACGAGGTGTTCCTGGAGACCCTGGAGACGAACGGTCCGCTGGGATGTGACCTGTGCGGCGAAGGAGGCGCCGAGAGCCGCTGCGACGTCTGCTGCGTCAACCTGTGCGCGTTCTGCTGCCAGGCGCACAG GCGTCAGAAGCGAACAGCGTCTCACTCCGTCCAGtgtctggaggagctgaagtCTCGCGGTCGTCTGTCCCGTCCCGTCCTCTGCCCCCTCCACCCCGGCCAGGAGCTCCGTCTCTTCTGTCAGCCCTGCGACCTGCCCGTCTGCCTGGAGTGCGCCGCCACGCTGCACCGCGACCACCGCTGCCGCCCCACCCGCGACGTCATCGACCGCCATGGAGACCGCATCCGAGAACTGGTCGCGGCGCGCCTGCGACCTCGCATGGAGCGTCTGAAGGACTCGCTGCAGAAG GTGGAAGTTTCCCAGGATGCTTTGCAGGCCCGGGTGGATGCAACAGCCAATGAGGTGAGGGTGTTTGCGCGAGCCTACGCCAGCGTTGTGGAAGCCCACTGCCTGTCTCTGCTGCACCGCCTGGAGGAGCTCCGGGTCCAACGCAG GAACCAGCTCCACCTGCAGAGGGCGCAGCTGCAGCAGGCTCTGTTGGACGTCGGCGGCGGCGTGGAGTTCGCGGAGCGGCTGCTGAGCTGCGGCTCAGACGCCGAGATCCTCAGCGCCAAAGGAGTGACCCTGAGAAGACTGACCAGCCTGGCAGAGAGCAGCTACGACCCCGACCCGGCAACCGTCGCCCCCGACGACGGCAGCGGCATCGGCTTCGTGGCCGGGGAGCCGGCGGGGGAGGTGGAGGGCTACCCGCTGGTCGGGGTGATCACCTCGAAGACGGTGGACCTCAGCAAGTGCACCATCGAAGGGGAAG GTCTACAGAGGGGCACGGCGGGTGAGCAGGGCCACTTCACCCTGGTGTGTCGAGACTCGTCCGGGGAGCAGGTGGAGCGAGGTGGAGATCACGTCCTGGTCAGCATCGTTCACCAGGAGAAGAAGAACTG cACGGTGGAGACGACGGTGGCCGACAACAGCGACGGATCCTACAGAGTTTCATACACACCCGAAGAGCCGGGAGCCTACTCCGTGTGGGTTTGTGTCAAAGCTCAACATGTCAAG GGTTCTCCGTTTCCTCTGAACGTGAAGAGGAAGTTGAGGCGTCACGGTGGGACGTTTCACTGCTGCTCTTTCTGCTCCAGTGGAGGAGCCAAAGAGGCTCGCTGTGGCTGCACAGGAACCATGCCAG GAGGATTTAAAGGCTGCGGTCACGGTCATAAAGGACACCCCGGAAAGCCCCACTGGTCTTGTTGCGGCAACACCGCTGAGCAGTCCGAGTGTTTGCCTCAGAGCGTGTTGGCTGCGGTTTCGCCCCGCGGCCACCTGCGGACCGTGGAGCTCTGA
- the vtcn1 gene encoding V-set domain-containing T-cell activation inhibitor 1 isoform X2 gives MATLRQIIFYSMITLIVIFAALIILILSLSFSGTLSELMSSNTSPTANLGEDVLLSCILNKESGQTKLSKVSVTWMRGLTEEVYRYKNRGPALDDQNSQFKGRAQLFPDALVTGNASLLLRDTRRSDEGMYTCSFSSSGGGGWIKVHLRVAAFSAPTFKFSNGVLTAEASRWFPKPNVTWTDFEGKVLSGSTSFAQNSAGIFSVVSTLPSLNISGTYTCMIQNDLVTAVSAASITATDPGVSVKTYFVYSAASSLLASTYLSIMTSILCIYYLI, from the exons ATGGCGACCCTCAGACAGATCATCTTCTACAG CATGATTACCCTCATCGTCATATTCGCGgccctcatcatcctcatcttATCCTTGTCCTTCTCAG GCACCTTGTCCGAGCTGATGAGCAGCAACACGTCGCCCACCGCCAACCTCGGCGAGGATGTGCTCCTCAGCTGCATCCTGAACAAAGAGAGTGGACAGACCAAACTCAGCAAAGTGTCAGTCACCTGGATGAGGGGCCTGACGGAAGAAGTTTACCGGTACAAGAACAGAGGTCCGGCTCTTGACGACCAGAACTCACAGTTTAAAGGGAGGGCTCAGCTCTTCCCCGATGCTTTGGTCACGGGGAACGCCTCCCTGCTGCTGAGGGACACGAGACGCAGTGACGAGGGCATGTACACCTGCAGCTTCAGCTCCTCTGGTGGCGGAGGGTGGATCAAAGTTCACCTCAGAGTAGCAG CCTTTTCAGCCCCTACATTTAAATTCTCCAATGGCGTCCTGACTGCCGAGGCGAGCAGGTGGTTCCCTAAACCAAACGTGACCTGGACGGACTTTGAGGGGAAAGTCCTGAGCGGAAGCACGAGCTTCGCTCAAAATTCTGCGGGGATATTCAGCGTAGTCAGCACGCTGCCGTCATTAAACATCAGCGGCACCTACACCTGCATGATTCAAAATGACCTGGTGACCGCCGTCTCTGCAGCATCCATAACAGCAACAG ACCCTGGTGTTTCAGTAAAAACATACTTCGTCTACAGCGCTGCATCATCCCTGCTGGCATCAACGTACCTGAGCATTATGACCAGCATCCTCTGCATCTATTATCTCATCTAA
- the vtcn1 gene encoding V-set domain-containing T-cell activation inhibitor 1 isoform X1, with amino-acid sequence MATLRQIIFYSMITLIVIFAALIILILSLSFSGTLSELMSSNTSPTANLGEDVLLSCILNKESGQTKLSKVSVTWMRGLTEEVYRYKNRGPALDDQNSQFKGRAQLFPDALVTGNASLLLRDTRRSDEGMYTCSFSSSGGGGWIKVHLRVAAFSAPTFKFSNGVLTAEASRWFPKPNVTWTDFEGKVLSGSTSFAQNSAGIFSVVSTLPSLNISGTYTCMIQNDLVTAVSAASITATGNLVSSCFYKDNCISIEALKSKSNLISYILLPGAQVESIIFYSAPRGTCRVYSTLFCCQGHK; translated from the exons ATGGCGACCCTCAGACAGATCATCTTCTACAG CATGATTACCCTCATCGTCATATTCGCGgccctcatcatcctcatcttATCCTTGTCCTTCTCAG GCACCTTGTCCGAGCTGATGAGCAGCAACACGTCGCCCACCGCCAACCTCGGCGAGGATGTGCTCCTCAGCTGCATCCTGAACAAAGAGAGTGGACAGACCAAACTCAGCAAAGTGTCAGTCACCTGGATGAGGGGCCTGACGGAAGAAGTTTACCGGTACAAGAACAGAGGTCCGGCTCTTGACGACCAGAACTCACAGTTTAAAGGGAGGGCTCAGCTCTTCCCCGATGCTTTGGTCACGGGGAACGCCTCCCTGCTGCTGAGGGACACGAGACGCAGTGACGAGGGCATGTACACCTGCAGCTTCAGCTCCTCTGGTGGCGGAGGGTGGATCAAAGTTCACCTCAGAGTAGCAG CCTTTTCAGCCCCTACATTTAAATTCTCCAATGGCGTCCTGACTGCCGAGGCGAGCAGGTGGTTCCCTAAACCAAACGTGACCTGGACGGACTTTGAGGGGAAAGTCCTGAGCGGAAGCACGAGCTTCGCTCAAAATTCTGCGGGGATATTCAGCGTAGTCAGCACGCTGCCGTCATTAAACATCAGCGGCACCTACACCTGCATGATTCAAAATGACCTGGTGACCGCCGTCTCTGCAGCATCCATAACAGCAACAGGTAATCTAGTATCATCATGTTTTTACAAGGATAACTGTATATCTATAGAGGCACttaaatctaaatctaatctaatctctTATATTCTGCTGCCAGGTGCACAGGTAGagtctattatattctattctgCTCCCAGGGGCACATGTAGAgtctattctactctattctGTTGCCAGGGGCACAAGTAG